The following are encoded together in the Bactrocera neohumeralis isolate Rockhampton chromosome 6, APGP_CSIRO_Bneo_wtdbg2-racon-allhic-juicebox.fasta_v2, whole genome shotgun sequence genome:
- the LOC126763647 gene encoding uncharacterized protein LOC126763647 — protein sequence MDIDYLAYLETFWAYFPYLFYSFVFLTLIPKSLRRIKTFADADYEANRHKYHRCYAPDICCHTMGEALPKPKPRKAVTRVYPKRHSTAGTTNTEAYYGSKQDATPTVNHIKRQVEPASIQTNTHVNQIAKMFENVPTVTVSPALLGKKINRVTPTIQSLDEPTSAIEDVTHASPPTPKSTLNASRLSQLLSQEQLENSLSLLQETNTDEEQNCWRDSPPRRTKRRADAPTALHYNGAGTSTTPSTASPVASSPPSDSPPLSASPLASSPVLFRPQLSMKSSLEDIFAAIARNAEKTENFIYAGCKSLSPVTSIDDILSQRRLSRPLSAYSISDLLNEESSNAAMDEARVENFLSVLNKT from the coding sequence ATGGATATTGATTACCTCGCCTACCTGGAGACCTTTTGGGCCTACTTCCCCTACCTCTTCTACAGCTTTGTCTTCCTCACGCTCATACCGAAATCGCTGCGCCGCATCAAAACTTTCGCCGACGCCGACTACGAAGCCAATCGTCACAAATACCATCGCTGCTATGCGCCCGACATCTGCTGTCACACAATGGGCGAAGCGCTGCCCAAGCCGAAGCCACGCAAAGCCGTAACACGCGTCTACCCGAAACGACACAGCACGGCGGGCACCACCAACACCGAAGCATACTACGGCAGTAAACAGGACGCGACGCCGACAGTCAATCACATTAAAAGACAAGTAGAACCGGCGTCCATACAAACCAACACGCATGTCAATCAAATTGCGAAAATGTTCGAGAATGTGCCAACGGTGACGGTGTCACCCGCGCTGTTGGGCAAGAAAATCAACCGCGTCACACCAACCATACAATCGCTGGATGAACCCACCAGCGCCATTGAAGACGTCACGCATGCATCGCCACCAACGCCAAAGTCAACGCTGAATGCATCGCGCCTGTCGCAGCTCCTCTCACAGGAGCAACTGGAGAATTCGCTGAGTTTGTTGCAAGAGACAAACACGGATGAAGAACAGAATTGCTGGCGCGACTCACCGCCGCGACGCACAAAACGCCGCGCCGATGCGCCCACCGCGCTGCACTACAACGGCGCCGGCACATCGACAACGCCATCGACCGCCTCGCCAGTCGCCTCGTCACCACCCTCCGACTCACCGCCACTATCCGCCTCGCCGCTCGCCTCATCGCCGGTGCTCTTCCGTCCGCAACTGAGTATGAAATCCAGTTTGGAGGACATTTTCGCCGCCATCGCGCGCAACGCGGAGAAAACTGAGAATTTCATCTATGCCGGCTGCAAGTCACTGTCGCCCGTCACCTCCATCGATGACATACTGTCGCAGCGTCGCCTGTCGCGTCCGCTCTCCGCTTACTCAATCAGCGATCTGTTGAATGAGGAGAGCAGCAACGCAGCCATGGATGAGGCGCGCGTGGAGAACTTTCTGTCAGTGCTGAACAAGACTTGA